The following are from one region of the Acanthopagrus latus isolate v.2019 chromosome 2, fAcaLat1.1, whole genome shotgun sequence genome:
- the mre11a gene encoding double-strand break repair protein MRE11, whose translation MSSESTLDDEDTFKILIATDIHLGFLEKDAIRGSDTFNTLDEIMKCAKTNQVDFILLGGDLFHDNKPSRRCLHSCITMLRKYCMGDTPVTFNLLSDQTVNFNTTQFPWVNYQDENLNISIPVFSIHGNHDDPTGAEGLCAIDLLSASGLVNHFGHSHSVERIEISPVLMQKGNTKLALYGLGSIPDERLHRMFVNNQVTMLRPKEDQDEWFNLFAIHQNRSKHGPTNYIPEQFLDDFIDLVVWGHEHECLITPTRNEQQLFYVTQPGSSVATSLSPGEAAKKHVGLLRVKGRRMNLEKIPLKTVRQFFIEDVVLEDHQDLFTPDTPQVTKKVENFCYAKVTQMIEEAERERLGCPLTPEKPLIRLRVDYSGGFDTFNTARFSQKFVECVANPKDIIHFVRRREKKEDIKDEVNVDYSKVIRNTAVEGLRVEDLVKKYFEAAEKTVQLSLLTENGMGKAIQEYVDKDEKDAIEELITYQLEKTQRHLQARAVTTEKDIDTEIQRLRDSKKDTTEEENEIKEAMDRAKAHRLERGDDSGDLDISDDLADIAMDSDEALLPPPTRGRGRGGRGRGSRGRGRGAAASESKPASRGRSQKSSTATQSRSIMQAFQAPSQRPSRTGAAISYRADDLNIDDSDEDIPARKYTRPPPKAASSSSSFTKSSSQSQSNSSKGIAFDDSDDSDEDNPFKGPSRR comes from the exons ATGTCCTCGGAGAGCACCTT GGATGATGAGGACACCTTCAAGATCCTCATCGCTACAGATATTCACCTGGGCTTCCTCGAGAAGGATGCTATCCGTGGCAGCGACACCTTTAACACGCTCGATGAGATCATGAAATGTGCCAAGACTAATCAG GTAGATTTCATCCTGCTGGGTGGCGATTTGTTCCACGACAACAAGCCGTCACGCCGGTGCCTTCACAGCTGCATCACTATGCTGAGAAAATACTGCATGGGAGACACGCCCGTAACGTTCAACCTTCTCAGTGATCAGACTGTCAACTTCAACACCACCCA GTTCCCGTGGGTTAACTATCAGGATGAAAACTTGAACATCTCTATTCCTGTATTCAGTATTCATGGTAACCATGATGACCCAACTGGG GCTGAAGGTTTGTGTGCAATAGATCTGCTGAGTGCTTCTGGACTTGTCAATCACTTTGGACACTCTCATTCAGTGGAGAGGATAGAGATTAGTCCCGTACTCATGCAGAAAGGCAACACCAAGCTAGCCTTATATGGTCTTG GCTCTATACCAGATGAGCGCTTGCACAGGATGTTTGTCAACAATCAGGTAACGATGCTTCGCCCCAAAGAAGACCAAGATGAGTGGTTTAACCTCTTTGCCATCCATCAGAACAG gAGTAAGCATGGACCCACTAACTACATCCCTGAACAGTTCCTGGATGACTTCATTGACTTGGTGGTGTGGGGTCATGAGCACGAGTGTTTGATAACACCAACCAGAAATGAACAGCAGCTCTTCTACGTGACGCAGCCTGGCAGCTCTGTAGCCACCTCCCTGTCCCCTGGAGAGGCTGCCAAGAA GCATGTAGGGCTTCTGAGGGTGAAAGGTCGCAGGATGAACCTGGAAAAGATCCCCTTAAAGACGGTGCGTCAGTTCTTCATCGAGGATGTGGTGTTGGAAGACCACCAAGACCTCTTCACACCTGATACACCACAGGTCACAAAGAAAGTGGAGAACTTCTGCTATGCAAAG GTGACACAGATGATAGAAgaagctgaaagagaaagactCGGATGTCCGCTCACCCCAGAGAAGCCACTTATCCGACTGCGG GTGGACTACAGTGGAGGCTTTGATACGTTCAACACCGCTCGCTTCAGCCAGAAGTTTGTGGAGTGCGTGGCCAACCCAAAAGACATCATTCACTTTGTCAGACGTCGTGAGAAAAAGGAGGACATCAAAG ATGAGGTCAATGTTGACTACAGCAAAGTGATAAGAAACACAGCAGTTGAGGGGCTAAGAGTGGAGGACCTGGTTAAAAAGTACTTTGAGGCCGCCGAAAAG ACAGTGCAGCTGTCACTTCTGACCGAGAACGGCATGGGGAAGGCCATTCAGGAGTACGTagacaaagatgaaaaagatgCCATTGAGGAGCTGATCACCTACCAGTTAGAGAAGACACAGCGCCACCTCCAGGCCAGAGCAGTAACCACAGAGAAGGATATAGACACAGAG aTCCAGCGACTCAGAGACTCAAAAAAAGACACGACTGAGGAGGAGAACGAAATCAAAGAAGCTATGGACAGAGCCAAAGCGCACCGTCTGGAGCGCGGCGATGACTCTGGAGATCTGGATATATCTGACGATCTTGCTGATATCGCTATGGACTCTGATGAAGCATTATTGCCACCCCCCACACGAGGCAGAGGGCGAGGAGGTAGAGGGCGGGGCAGCcggggaagagggagag GTGCTGCTGCCTCCGAATCAAAGCCAGCCAGTCGGGGCCGCTCCCAAAAATCTTCAACAGCAACCCAAAGCAGGAGCATTATGCAAG CATTTCAGGCTCCGTCCCAGAGACCTTCTCGGACCGGAGCCGCCATATCTTACAGGGCAGATGAC CTGAACATTGATGACTCAGATGAAGATATACCTGCAAGGAAATATACCCGACCCCCTCCAAA AGCAGCTTCGTCGTCATCATCCTTCACTAAGTCCAGCTCTCAGAGCCAGAGCAATTCGTCGAAGGGAATCGCATTTGATGACAGCGATGATAGTGATGAG gATAATCCATTCAAAGGCCCCAGCCGTCGTTAA
- the cep57 gene encoding centrosomal protein of 57 kDa isoform X1 → METLSKTAAADATRGEKLCPPPPPSGVVSDSLSLPSYKDYPAHRPLINTLVHHTPQTHTHQSPRLSSPSKAFPETSSAAILSALRNLQEKIRRLELEKGHAQLSLRSMGKDASHTHLQSNQVTQRHLNGQADTERGKGGQTDCNQVLITNLAAAESRCVTLERQLDHMRRLLRNAKADRTSLLKQQVSMETAKSANHQCDTVSEHAQLEKLERLEQEYLRLTRTQNNAEMKIRQLEMKLQEEEHQRKLVQVQAHQLQTGLEANRILLQSVSPRLSSRQSKERKSNSKKSSPRQSSYAQPHYRLSLRDVPFVAGTVSVGCSHSVRANVQSVLSLLKRHQPHLCNSRVLSNSANGYETGGSRLSDTSSSSSSSSASGEELSELLQALQEELRLMSLEQDELTRQVEACVSEQERKDLQREQERLLLKMERKGEQISKLYKHKAQIKKFRKAQSRPNSAKEVRVTTTVSTRGRSAGAVKVRPGERSKRNLRLLRDMKALQTSLRTSN, encoded by the exons ATGGAGACGCTGTCAAAAACAGCCGCTGCCGATGCTACGCGGGGAGAG AAGCTCtgtccaccaccaccacccagcGGAGTCGTGTCTGACAGCCTGTCACTCCCATCTTACAAAGACTATCCTGCTCACCGTCCCCTCATCAACACACTTGTGCATCAcacaccccaaacacacacacatcagtccCCTCGCCTGTCGTCACCCAGCAAGGCATTCCCAGAGACCAGCAGTGCAG cGATCCTATCCGCCTTGAGGAACCTCCAGGAGAAGATCAGGAGGCTGGAGTTGGAGAAAGGACATGCACAGCTCAGTCTGCGCTCCATGGGGAAAgatgcatctcacacacatctgcagagcaatcaagtcacacagagacacttaaATGGTCAGGCAGAcacagaaagagggaaaggTGGCCAGACAGACTGCAATCAAG TGTTGATCACCAACctggctgctgcagagtctcGCTGTGTGACCCTGGAGCGACAGCTGGATCACATGAGGAGGCTGTTGCGCAATGCCAAGGCAGACAGGACCAGCCTGCTCAAACAGCAG GTTTCCATGGAGACAGCCAAGTCAGCCAATCATCAGTGTGACACCGTGTCTGAGCATGCCcagctggagaagctggagcGACTGGAGCAGGAGTACCTCCGGCTGACGCGCACACAAAACAACGCCGAG ATGAAGATTCGGCAGCTGGAGATGAAgctacaggaggaggagcatcaGAGGAAGCTGGTCCAGGTTCAGGCCCATCAG CTGCAGACGGGTTTAGAAGCCAACAGGATCTTGCTGCAGTCAGTGTCGCCCCGTCTTTCTAGCAGACAGTCCAAAGAGAGGAAGTCCAATTCAAAG AAATCTTCACCACGGCAGTCATCCTACGCACAGCCACACTATAGACTGAGCCTCAGAGATGTACCTTTTGTTGCTGGAACGGTA TCGGTCGGCTGCAGCCACTCAGTCCGAGCAAACGTCCAGTCGGTCCTGTCTCTCCTGAAGCGTCACCAGCCGCACCTCTGCAACAGCCGCGTCCTCTCCAACAGCGCAAACGGCTACGAGACAGGTGGTAGCAGGCTTTCAgacacatcctcctcctcttcctcctcctccgccagTGGCGAGGAGCTATCAGAGCTGCTGCAAGCGCTACAAGAGGAGCTGCGACTCATGAGCTT GGAGCAGGACGAGCTGACGAGACAGGTGGAGGCCTGCGTCTCtgaacaggagagaaaagatcttcagagggagcaggagaggctgctgctgaagatggagaggaaaggagagcaGATCAGTAAACTCTACAAACATAAGGCACAG ATAAAGAAGTTTAGAAAGGCTCAGTCTAGGCCAAACAGCGCAAAGGAGGTGAGGGTGACAACCACAGTGTCCACTAGAGGTCGCTCCGCCGGAGCTGTCAAAGTCAGACCAGGAGAGAGAAGCAAGAGGAACCTGAGGCTGCTGAGGGACATGAAGGCTCTGCAGACTTCATTACGGACCTCAAACTGA
- the cep57 gene encoding centrosomal protein of 57 kDa isoform X2: METLSKTAAADATRGEKLCPPPPPSGVVSDSLSLPSYKDYPAHRPLINTLVHHTPQTHTHQSPRLSSPSKAFPETSSAAILSALRNLQEKIRRLELEKGHAQLSLRSMGKDASHTHLQSNQVTQRHLNGQADTERGKGGQTDCNQVLITNLAAAESRCVTLERQLDHMRRLLRNAKADRTSLLKQQVSMETAKSANHQCDTVSEHAQLEKLERLEQEYLRLTRTQNNAEMKIRQLEMKLQEEEHQRKLVQVQAHQLQTGLEANRILLQSVSPRLSSRQSKERKSNSKKSSPRQSSYAQPHYRLSLRDVPFVAGTSVGCSHSVRANVQSVLSLLKRHQPHLCNSRVLSNSANGYETGGSRLSDTSSSSSSSSASGEELSELLQALQEELRLMSLEQDELTRQVEACVSEQERKDLQREQERLLLKMERKGEQISKLYKHKAQIKKFRKAQSRPNSAKEVRVTTTVSTRGRSAGAVKVRPGERSKRNLRLLRDMKALQTSLRTSN; the protein is encoded by the exons ATGGAGACGCTGTCAAAAACAGCCGCTGCCGATGCTACGCGGGGAGAG AAGCTCtgtccaccaccaccacccagcGGAGTCGTGTCTGACAGCCTGTCACTCCCATCTTACAAAGACTATCCTGCTCACCGTCCCCTCATCAACACACTTGTGCATCAcacaccccaaacacacacacatcagtccCCTCGCCTGTCGTCACCCAGCAAGGCATTCCCAGAGACCAGCAGTGCAG cGATCCTATCCGCCTTGAGGAACCTCCAGGAGAAGATCAGGAGGCTGGAGTTGGAGAAAGGACATGCACAGCTCAGTCTGCGCTCCATGGGGAAAgatgcatctcacacacatctgcagagcaatcaagtcacacagagacacttaaATGGTCAGGCAGAcacagaaagagggaaaggTGGCCAGACAGACTGCAATCAAG TGTTGATCACCAACctggctgctgcagagtctcGCTGTGTGACCCTGGAGCGACAGCTGGATCACATGAGGAGGCTGTTGCGCAATGCCAAGGCAGACAGGACCAGCCTGCTCAAACAGCAG GTTTCCATGGAGACAGCCAAGTCAGCCAATCATCAGTGTGACACCGTGTCTGAGCATGCCcagctggagaagctggagcGACTGGAGCAGGAGTACCTCCGGCTGACGCGCACACAAAACAACGCCGAG ATGAAGATTCGGCAGCTGGAGATGAAgctacaggaggaggagcatcaGAGGAAGCTGGTCCAGGTTCAGGCCCATCAG CTGCAGACGGGTTTAGAAGCCAACAGGATCTTGCTGCAGTCAGTGTCGCCCCGTCTTTCTAGCAGACAGTCCAAAGAGAGGAAGTCCAATTCAAAG AAATCTTCACCACGGCAGTCATCCTACGCACAGCCACACTATAGACTGAGCCTCAGAGATGTACCTTTTGTTGCTGGAACG TCGGTCGGCTGCAGCCACTCAGTCCGAGCAAACGTCCAGTCGGTCCTGTCTCTCCTGAAGCGTCACCAGCCGCACCTCTGCAACAGCCGCGTCCTCTCCAACAGCGCAAACGGCTACGAGACAGGTGGTAGCAGGCTTTCAgacacatcctcctcctcttcctcctcctccgccagTGGCGAGGAGCTATCAGAGCTGCTGCAAGCGCTACAAGAGGAGCTGCGACTCATGAGCTT GGAGCAGGACGAGCTGACGAGACAGGTGGAGGCCTGCGTCTCtgaacaggagagaaaagatcttcagagggagcaggagaggctgctgctgaagatggagaggaaaggagagcaGATCAGTAAACTCTACAAACATAAGGCACAG ATAAAGAAGTTTAGAAAGGCTCAGTCTAGGCCAAACAGCGCAAAGGAGGTGAGGGTGACAACCACAGTGTCCACTAGAGGTCGCTCCGCCGGAGCTGTCAAAGTCAGACCAGGAGAGAGAAGCAAGAGGAACCTGAGGCTGCTGAGGGACATGAAGGCTCTGCAGACTTCATTACGGACCTCAAACTGA
- the LOC119007664 gene encoding guanylate cyclase soluble subunit beta-2-like isoform X1: MYGFINTCLKSMVVEEFGEETWVKLRDEAGVQDTFLTYEVYKDEISMQLVSKACKLLGVKPEVVLRQFGEYFFEFCKRSGYDHMLRTLAGNLFEFTENLDALHSYLALSYKEMNAPSFRVERNPDGTMLLHYYSDRRGLCHIVPGIIGAVAKDFFNSEITMEIVNQLEELERTGKKEHVVFLVTQWPAVAARTSRTESFTRTQSLQPSAKRRDAPEPLHRNRSSINFSAHRSHWETIRGLVRLGKGKLLRGFQPVYPAALNIDLKTFCHAFPFHIVFDEQLVVHQAGVNLQKIVPGLQTMSIHLDLYFSIVHPEVTFTISSIRKFINSHFVLQTRRDMMPEAWKGRPMLQLRGQMIWMPSLDCMLYQASPLLRSLQELEERDMHISDIAPHDVTRDLILLNQQRLAEMELSSQLERKKEELRLLSQHLEEERRKTENLLYAMLPKHVANQLKEGKAVEAGEFKECTILFSDVVTFTNICSLCEPIQIVLMLNSMYLRFDRLTTVHNVYKVETIGDAYMVVGGVPIPVSSHAERVANFALGMILAAREVINPVTGGPIQIRVGLHSGPVLAGVVGEKMPRYCLFGDTVNTASRMESHGLPDKIHLSPTVYRALRNKTFVIQKRGEIEVKGKGRMTTYFLERNVGVSEQQIMGVSDRATGARQQDGQMSFQPVAVRTQHTDDLCLIPMKYEDSPSEPLLPSHMSEPQSRPAIKPRDSESYGSLHTDDQSQNGDLDQLKHTERVGQTGAKFTEKHMGGLGSDGQVNPEEQRLIEGAQKNQSKLTRTKFCVVL; this comes from the exons ATG TATGGATTCATCAACACCTGTTTGAAATCGATGGTAGTCGAGGAGTTTGGCGAGGAGACGTGGGTCAAGCTCAG GGATGAAGCCGGAGTCCAGGATACCTTCCTCACATACGAGGTCTATAAAGATGAAATCAGCATGCAGTTAGTATCAAAAGCCTGCAAGCTTCTAG gAGTGAAGCCGGAGGTCGTCCTGAGGCAGTTTGGAGAATATTTCTTTGAGTTCTGCAAACGGTCGGGCTACGACCACATGCTGCGGACGCTGGCAGGAAATTTATTTGAATTCACCGAGAATCTGGATGCACTTCACAGCTACCTCGCCCTCTCCTACAAG GAAATGAATGCACCCTCTTTCCGGGTGGAGAGGAACCCTGATGGTACCATGCTCCTCCACTATTATTCAGACCGCAGAGGACTCTGCCACATCGTCCCTG GTATAATTGGAGCTGTCGCCAAAGATTTCTTCAACAGTGAGATAACGATGGAAATCGTCaaccagctggaggagctggagagaacCGGGAAGAAGGAGCACGTGGTTTTTCTCGTGACACAGTGGCCCGCTGTGGCTGCTCGGACCAGTAGAACTGAGTCTTTTACAAGAACCCAATCCCTTCAGCCTTCGGCCAAACGACGCGACGCTCCAGAG CCTCTTCACCGAAATAGGTCCAGCATCAATTTCTCTGCACACAGGAGTCACTGGGAGACAATCAGAGGGCTGGTTCGCCTCGGGAAAG GCAAACTGTTGAGGGGCTTTCAGCCGGTGTACCCTGCAGCCCTCAACATTGATCTGAAGACTTTCTGCCACGCTTTCCCTTTTCACATAGTCTTTGATGAGCAG CTGGTGGTGCACCAGGCAGGGGTGAACCTCCAGAAGATCGTCCCCGGGCTCCAGACGATGAGCATCCACCTGGACCTGTACTTCAGCATTGTGCATCCTGAAGTCACCTTCACCATCTCCAGCATCAGGAAGTTCATCAACAGCCACTTTGTCCTGCAGACACGCAGGGACATGATGCCAGAGGCGTGGAAGGGCAGGCCCATGCTGCAGCTCCGAG GTCAGATGATCTGGATGCCCTCTCTGGACTGCATGCTCTACCAAGCTTCTCCACTGCTGAGAAGCcttcaggagctggaggagagggacaTGCACATTTCTGACATCGCGCCCCACGACGTCACCCGCGACCTCATCCTGCTCAACCAGCAGCGACTGGCCGAGATGGAGCTGTCCAGTCAgttggagaggaagaaggaggagctCCGCCTCCTGTCTCagcacctggaggaggagaggaggaagacggagaaCTTGCTGTACGCCATGCTGCCCAAGCACGTGGCCAACCAGCTGAAGGAGGGCAAGGCGGTGGAAGCAG GAGAATTTAAAGAGTGCACCATACTGTTCAGTGACGTGGTGACGTTCACTAACATCTGCTCCCTGTGTGAGCCCATCCAAATTGTCCTCATGCTGAACTCCATGTACCTCAGATTCGACCGGCTCACGACTGTGCACAATGTTTACAAG GTTGAGACCATAGGGGACGCGTACATGGTGGTAGGAGGGGTGCCCATACCCGTCTCCAGCCATGCTGAGAGGGTGGCCAACTTTGCCCTGGGTATGATCTTGGCTGCGAGGGAAGTTATCAACCCTGTGACGGGAGGGCCCATCCAG ATCCGAGTGGGTCTCCACAGTGGTCCCGTCCTGGCAGGTGTAGTTGGGGAAAAGATGCCTCGCTACTGTCTGTTCGGAGACACGGTCAACACCGCGTCTCGCATGGAGAGTCACGGCCTCCCCGATAAGATCCATCTGAGCCCCACCGTCTACCG GGCTTTGAGGAATAAAACCTTTGTTATCCAGAAGAGAGGGGAGATCGAGGTGAAGGGGAAGGGCAGGATGACCACTTACTTTCTTGAGAGGAACGTGGGAGTCAGCGAGCAGCAGATTATGGGAGTCTCAGACCGAGCGACTGGAGCCAGACAGCAGGACGGCCAGATGAGCTTCCAGCCAG TAGCTGTTCGGACTCAGCACACGGATGACCTCTGCTTGATCCCAATGAAATATGAAGACAGCCCGAGTGAACCCCTGCTGCCATCACACATGTCGGAACCCCAGAGCCGCCCAGCAATCAAGCCCCGGGACTCGGAGAGCTACGGAAGCCTGCACACTGATGATCAATCACAGAATGGAGACCTTGACCAGTTAAAACATACAGAAAGAGTTGGCCAAACAGGAGCGaaattcacagaaaaacacatggGCGGCTTGGGCAGTGACGGACAAGTGAACCCGGAGGAGCAACGCTTGATCGAAGGTgctcaaaaaaatcaaagcaaacTCACCCGAACCAAGTTCTGTGTGGTCCTGTGA
- the LOC119007664 gene encoding guanylate cyclase soluble subunit beta-2-like isoform X2 gives MYGFINTCLKSMVVEEFGEETWVKLRDEAGVQDTFLTYEVYKDEISMQLVSKACKLLGVKPEVVLRQFGEYFFEFCKRSGYDHMLRTLAGNLFEFTENLDALHSYLALSYKEMNAPSFRVERNPDGTMLLHYYSDRRGLCHIVPGIIGAVAKDFFNSEITMEIVNQLEELERTGKKEHVVFLVTQWPAVAARTSRTESFTRTQSLQPSAKRRDAPEPLHRNRSSINFSAHRSHWETIRGLVRLGKGKLLRGFQPVYPAALNIDLKTFCHAFPFHIVFDEQLVVHQAGVNLQKIVPGLQTMSIHLDLYFSIVHPEVTFTISSIRKFINSHFVLQTRRDMMPEAWKGRPMLQLRGQMIWMPSLDCMLYQASPLLRSLQELEERDMHISDIAPHDVTRDLILLNQQRLAEMELSSQLERKKEELRLLSQHLEEERRKTENLLYAMLPKHVANQLKEGKAVEAGEFKECTILFSDVVTFTNICSLCEPIQIVLMLNSMYLRFDRLTTVHNVYKVETIGDAYMVVGGVPIPVSSHAERVANFALGMILAAREVINPVTGGPIQIRVGLHSGPVLAGVVGEKMPRYCLFGDTVNTASRMESHGLPDKIHLSPTVYRALRNKTFVIQKRGEIEVKGKGRMTTYFLERNVGVSEQQIMGVSDRATGARQQDGQMSFQPAVRTQHTDDLCLIPMKYEDSPSEPLLPSHMSEPQSRPAIKPRDSESYGSLHTDDQSQNGDLDQLKHTERVGQTGAKFTEKHMGGLGSDGQVNPEEQRLIEGAQKNQSKLTRTKFCVVL, from the exons ATG TATGGATTCATCAACACCTGTTTGAAATCGATGGTAGTCGAGGAGTTTGGCGAGGAGACGTGGGTCAAGCTCAG GGATGAAGCCGGAGTCCAGGATACCTTCCTCACATACGAGGTCTATAAAGATGAAATCAGCATGCAGTTAGTATCAAAAGCCTGCAAGCTTCTAG gAGTGAAGCCGGAGGTCGTCCTGAGGCAGTTTGGAGAATATTTCTTTGAGTTCTGCAAACGGTCGGGCTACGACCACATGCTGCGGACGCTGGCAGGAAATTTATTTGAATTCACCGAGAATCTGGATGCACTTCACAGCTACCTCGCCCTCTCCTACAAG GAAATGAATGCACCCTCTTTCCGGGTGGAGAGGAACCCTGATGGTACCATGCTCCTCCACTATTATTCAGACCGCAGAGGACTCTGCCACATCGTCCCTG GTATAATTGGAGCTGTCGCCAAAGATTTCTTCAACAGTGAGATAACGATGGAAATCGTCaaccagctggaggagctggagagaacCGGGAAGAAGGAGCACGTGGTTTTTCTCGTGACACAGTGGCCCGCTGTGGCTGCTCGGACCAGTAGAACTGAGTCTTTTACAAGAACCCAATCCCTTCAGCCTTCGGCCAAACGACGCGACGCTCCAGAG CCTCTTCACCGAAATAGGTCCAGCATCAATTTCTCTGCACACAGGAGTCACTGGGAGACAATCAGAGGGCTGGTTCGCCTCGGGAAAG GCAAACTGTTGAGGGGCTTTCAGCCGGTGTACCCTGCAGCCCTCAACATTGATCTGAAGACTTTCTGCCACGCTTTCCCTTTTCACATAGTCTTTGATGAGCAG CTGGTGGTGCACCAGGCAGGGGTGAACCTCCAGAAGATCGTCCCCGGGCTCCAGACGATGAGCATCCACCTGGACCTGTACTTCAGCATTGTGCATCCTGAAGTCACCTTCACCATCTCCAGCATCAGGAAGTTCATCAACAGCCACTTTGTCCTGCAGACACGCAGGGACATGATGCCAGAGGCGTGGAAGGGCAGGCCCATGCTGCAGCTCCGAG GTCAGATGATCTGGATGCCCTCTCTGGACTGCATGCTCTACCAAGCTTCTCCACTGCTGAGAAGCcttcaggagctggaggagagggacaTGCACATTTCTGACATCGCGCCCCACGACGTCACCCGCGACCTCATCCTGCTCAACCAGCAGCGACTGGCCGAGATGGAGCTGTCCAGTCAgttggagaggaagaaggaggagctCCGCCTCCTGTCTCagcacctggaggaggagaggaggaagacggagaaCTTGCTGTACGCCATGCTGCCCAAGCACGTGGCCAACCAGCTGAAGGAGGGCAAGGCGGTGGAAGCAG GAGAATTTAAAGAGTGCACCATACTGTTCAGTGACGTGGTGACGTTCACTAACATCTGCTCCCTGTGTGAGCCCATCCAAATTGTCCTCATGCTGAACTCCATGTACCTCAGATTCGACCGGCTCACGACTGTGCACAATGTTTACAAG GTTGAGACCATAGGGGACGCGTACATGGTGGTAGGAGGGGTGCCCATACCCGTCTCCAGCCATGCTGAGAGGGTGGCCAACTTTGCCCTGGGTATGATCTTGGCTGCGAGGGAAGTTATCAACCCTGTGACGGGAGGGCCCATCCAG ATCCGAGTGGGTCTCCACAGTGGTCCCGTCCTGGCAGGTGTAGTTGGGGAAAAGATGCCTCGCTACTGTCTGTTCGGAGACACGGTCAACACCGCGTCTCGCATGGAGAGTCACGGCCTCCCCGATAAGATCCATCTGAGCCCCACCGTCTACCG GGCTTTGAGGAATAAAACCTTTGTTATCCAGAAGAGAGGGGAGATCGAGGTGAAGGGGAAGGGCAGGATGACCACTTACTTTCTTGAGAGGAACGTGGGAGTCAGCGAGCAGCAGATTATGGGAGTCTCAGACCGAGCGACTGGAGCCAGACAGCAGGACGGCCAGATGAGCTTCCAGCCAG CTGTTCGGACTCAGCACACGGATGACCTCTGCTTGATCCCAATGAAATATGAAGACAGCCCGAGTGAACCCCTGCTGCCATCACACATGTCGGAACCCCAGAGCCGCCCAGCAATCAAGCCCCGGGACTCGGAGAGCTACGGAAGCCTGCACACTGATGATCAATCACAGAATGGAGACCTTGACCAGTTAAAACATACAGAAAGAGTTGGCCAAACAGGAGCGaaattcacagaaaaacacatggGCGGCTTGGGCAGTGACGGACAAGTGAACCCGGAGGAGCAACGCTTGATCGAAGGTgctcaaaaaaatcaaagcaaacTCACCCGAACCAAGTTCTGTGTGGTCCTGTGA
- the LOC119009599 gene encoding uncharacterized protein LOC119009599: MLKPQQRGELLLHDSPPVFGKPWYWQRSSSTMESTRSLAQVIMEMRDEIKKLEAENRELRGDYGQRAFGAAPGEGSPVSSAAGQRQDVVENPYVNLRRNASAPALEGQYKENTVMTVRRYSINSNLSGVTVREAGTDRAQPTDSGWGRLHEEIQHGSSLFGDSSRGDVGKVSNRHSLQEYVHKNRAKVKTVTFLLPVDDIYTNRPVLTKHQEEPKITELASITETES, encoded by the exons atgttaaAGCCTCAGCAGCGCGGTGAGCTGCTCCTGCACGACTCCCCGCCGGTGTTCGGGAAGCCGTGGTACTggcagcgcagcagcagcaccatgGAGAGCACCCGCAGCCTGGCGCAGGTCATCATGGAGATGCGCGACGAGATCAAGAAGCTGGAGGCGGAGAACCGAGAGCTGAGGGGGGACTACGGCCAGCGGGCGTTCGGGGCCGCGCCGGGGGAAGGCAGCCCGGTGTCCTCAGCGGCAGGGCAGCGGCAGGACGTGGTGGAAAACCCGTACGTGAACCTGAGGAGGAATGCGTCTGCGCCGGCGCTGGAGGGTCAATACAAAG AGAACACCGTCATGACTGTCCGCAGGTACTCCATAAACTCCAACCTGTCAGGGGTGACCGTGAGAGAGGCAGGGACCGACCGGGCCCAGCCGACTGACTCTGGGTGGGGGAGACTACACGAAGAAATCCAGCATGGGAGCAGCCTCTTTGGTGACTCATCCAGAGGAGATGTTGGGAAAGTTTCTAACAGGCACTCCCTGCAGGAATATGTTCACAAAAACAG ggctaAAGTAAAAACTGTCACCTTCCTTCTCCCTGTGGATGACATTTACACCAACCGGCCTGTTCTCACCAAGCACCAGGAGGAGCCCAAAATCACAGAGCTGGCCTCAATCACTGAAACAGAATCTTGA